One genomic segment of Hordeum vulgare subsp. vulgare chromosome 2H, MorexV3_pseudomolecules_assembly, whole genome shotgun sequence includes these proteins:
- the LOC123427520 gene encoding cytochrome P450 86A22-like has product MEAGTWAVVVAAVAAYLAWFWRMSRGLSGPRVWPLVGSLPGLLQHAEDMHEWIVGNLRRTGGTYQTCIFAVPGVARRGGLVTVTCDPRNLEHVLKARFDNYPKGPFWHGVFRDLLGDGIFNSDGDTWVAQRKTAALEFTTRTLRTAMSRWVSRSIHHRMLPILSDAAAAGAHVDLQDLLLRLTFDNICGLAFGKDPETLARGLPDNAFATSFDRATEATLNRFIFPEFVWRCKKWLGLGMETTLARSVAHVDRYLSAVIKTRKLELAGKSDGPTPHDDLLSRFMRKGTYSDDSLQHVALNFILAGRDTSSVALSWFFWLVSTHPAVERKIVREICAVLAASRGADDPALWLAAPFDYEELDRLVYLKAALSETLRLYPSVPEDSKHVVADDYLPDGTFVPAGSSVTYSIYSAGRMKTVWGEDCLEFRPERWMSADGTKLEPHDSYRFVAFNAGPRICLGKDLAYLQMKNIAGSILLRHHLAVAPGHRVEQKMSLTLFMKHGLRMVVRPRDLAPTVDELRAAAAPAVAACA; this is encoded by the coding sequence ATGGAGGCTGGGACgtgggcggtggtggtggcggcggtggcggcgtacCTGGCGTGGTTCTGGCGGATGTCGCGCGGGCTGAGCGGGCCCAGGGTGTGGCCGCTGGTGGGCAGCCTGCCGGGGCTCCTGCAGCACGCGGAGGACATGCACGAGTGGATCGTCGGCAACCTGCGCCGCACCGGCGGCACGTACCAGACCTGCATCTTCGCGGTGCCGGGCGTGGCCCGCCGCGGCGGGCTGGTCACGGTCACCTGCGACCCCAGGAACCTGGAGCACGTCCTCAAGGCGCGCTTCGACAACTACCCCAAGGGCCCCTTCTGGCACGGCGTCTTCCGCGACCTGCTCGGCGACGGCATCTTCAACTCCGACGGGGACACCTGGGTGGCGCAGCGCAAGACGGCCGCGCTCGAGTTCACCACGCGCACGCTCCGCACCGCCATGTCCCGCTGGGTCTCCCGCTCCATCCACCACCGCATGCTCCCCATCCTCTCCGACGCGGCCGCCGCCGGCGCGCACGTCGACCTGCaggacctcctcctccgcctcaccTTCGACAACATCTGCGGCCTCGCCTTCGGCAAGGACCCGGAGACGCTCGCCCGTGGCCTCCCCGACAACGCCTTCGCCACATCCTTCGACCGCGCCACGGAGGCCACGCTCAACCGCTTCATCTTCCCGGAGTTCGTCTGGCGGTGCAAGAAGTGGCTGGGGCTCGGCATGGAGACCACGCTGGCGCGCAGCGTCGCGCACGTCGACCGATACCTCTCCGCCGTCATCAAGACGCGCAAGCTCGAGCTCGCCGGCAAGAGCGACGGGCCCACGCCGCACGACGACCTCCTGTCGCGCTTCATGCGCAAGGGGACCTACTCCGACGACTCCCTGCAGCACGTGGCGCTCAACTTCATCCTCGCCGGCCGCGACACCTCCTCGGTGGCGCTCTCCTGGTTCTTCTGGCTGGTCTCGACCCACCCCGCCGTGGAGCGCAAGATCGTGCGCGAGATCTGCGCCGTCCTGGCCGCGTCCCGCGGCGCGGACGATCCGGCATTGTGGCTGGCCGCCCCGTTCGACTACGAGGAGCTGGACCGCCTCGTGTACCTCAAGGCGGCGCTCTCGGAGACCCTCCGGCTGTACCCGTCCGTGCCGGAGGACTCAAAGCACGTGGTCGCCGACGACTACCTCCCCGACGGCACTTTCGTGCCGGCAGGGTCGTCGGTGACCTACTCCATCTACTCGGCCGGGCGCATGAAGACGGTGTGGGGGGAGGACTGCCTCGAGTTCCGGCCGGAGCGGTGGATGTCGGCCGACGGCACCAAGTTGGAGCCGCACGACTCGTACAGGTTCGTCGCCTTCAACGCCGGGCCGCGCATATGCCTGGGCAAGGACCTGGCGTACCTGCAGATGAAGAACATCGCCGGGAGCATCCTCCTCCGGCACCACCTCGCCGTGGCGCCGGGGCACCGCGTGGAGCAGAAGATGTCGCTCACGCTCTTCATGAAGCACGGGCTCCGGATGGTGGTGCGCCCGCGCGACCTCGCCCCGACCGTCGACGAGCTCCGCGCCGCCGCGGCGCCCGCCGTCGCGGCCTGCGCGTAG